From the Gossypium hirsutum isolate 1008001.06 chromosome A02, Gossypium_hirsutum_v2.1, whole genome shotgun sequence genome, the window GAAATATTCTGATTTTCATTTCATCAATTGTTATCAACTATGCTTTTTCCTATGTTTTTCCGACTAATCATTTTCCTTGAAGTACTAATGTCTGTTACCTCTTACTGACGTACACAGGTAACAGATAGGATCCTTTAATAGCCCTCCAATACATAGAAATCTTGAAAAAAGTTGAAGCTATCCATATCCATTACTCACCCGAGTCCGTGTAACATATGCCATTAATGCATCAATGAAATTCCAATCTCAAAGCAAATTGAATTCAAAACATTAAtcttatggattcccctattaccattttttatttcttttgcagATTATTAGCTGTAAACAAGAAAAGGGTATCTTTGTTTCTAATACTTTTTGCAGGAGAGCATGTTTTCCTCCTAGAATAAGATATAGGATTCTAAAGTTTCATGGAAGGTACTCTCTTTTCACTGCTTAAGTTTAATCTAATTTAAACGCTATTTGGCAATCCCAAAATATTTCCCCTTAAGGAATTGTATTTCTTTGCCTCATATTAAATTTGACTATACTCAAAACTGACTGATTTGTGTCAGGGAAAAATATGTTCTCATGTTTTGCATTTAAAGTTCTTAGAGACTCTGAATGTAGTACCTTCCTAGGATCATCTATTGTGGGATTTTCCCAttgtattgtaaaaaaaaaaaaaaagacagttCTTCTAAGTGTTTGTAATTAATTTATACATGTCCTAAGAAATCTTCATATATAGAGATTGTGACTTGAGCATGTTATGCTCGATGTTGCTGTTTATCTCATAGTCCCGGTTCTTCAGAGTTGGACCGAACAGGGCAGGGTCCAGGTCCAAAATAAAAGGGACTGGACTGGTTGACCCGCAAACTGTTTGAActggttttctttattttttaaatattttaaatattttttaattttatgattttttaataatttatttaattgaaccagACAAATCGGTCGGACTGGTTTGACCACCGGTCCACTTCTGAAAACTTTGCTCATAGCTTCATATGCTTGCTTTACAACCTCTTCAAACGCCTTTGTCTTTCAACATGTTTTAAGTTATGGTTAAgtccatttattttcttttggaatTCTCGTGGTCAACTCCACTTCGAATGGTAACTGACATATTATCCTTTTGTAAAATTCGGTATTGCTTTTCTTTCAGGAAAAGACATGAATATCTTCGTCCAGCACTTGCTATATCATCAGGTGCAAAATTTGATAAGTTCTCTTTCTAGTCTTAATAACTTTTCTCTTTGCCCCCTTTTATGTACTTTTTAGTTCTATTTTATATATTGCCATTTATTTAACTTGGTTAGATGTGGAAGATGTTGGAGTTTCTTTCCAGTTTGAAGACTTCACTGTTACCCCTTCTAGTACTGAAGAGAGCCGAAAGCTAAAGgtataaaatatttttgggtAATATGTAGACATGTATACGGGCTGTGTTAAACCTCCCCacgattttttttttcttgccaAGATTCAGTTTTGGCCCAGCCAGACCCGTAGGTTTGAAATTCTGTTtattaatactaaaaaaaataaaaaataaaaaaaatcctatttatataattttaaaattcaataaaattttaattattaagtaGTAATATAGGTTAGGTTGGGCATACCCAATTTACAAAAGAACTTGTCTAAGGGCTGTCCCTTGGAGAAGTCTATTCAATAgaagtttcatgttggaagtgaAACATATGAATCATGCAAATAGGTGGCCCTTGGTTTGTATAATGATAACTATGCTGAATTTTGAGACAATTGGTATGGTTGTGAATATTAAGCTAAATTATTGCGTAACTCTCTTCAACCAGATAAGAGTCGAGGTATCAGGAGCCAAAACTCGAGCAATTTTTAATGAAGTATTTGACAAGATGGTTGCTGATGCCCAGCCAATCCCTGGCTTTAGAAGAGTAAAAGGAGGTACTATTTTATTTCTAGTGGATAAGTACTTTTTCTTGGTTTTCTGAATGTATCTTCATGTTACTGGAAGGTCCTTTACCGGCGTTCATTAGACATTAGATTGTGTCTTTTAACATGAAAGAGCGAATTGTAACCTCTCCCTCTCCCCTcccctctctttctctctctctctctatatatatatatcattgttTTTCACCACCCTGGTCAAATACATACATGGTTCATCAATAGTAGcatctctttttctctttcttgcACTAGCTATTATTTTCCTAGAGAAAGATTAGCTAGAGAGCCATCATCTTATCACTGTATCATGGAACTTCCTTTTCATTCCCTATCTGCCATTTAGGATTCAAGTAGCAGGTCGACAAGTTAAGAAAAATGAGTATCATGTTAATAAGGCATCTGAGTAGCACCCATTTCTCGAGAGGAAAGCACTTTCTAGTTGgatttttattcatcaaaatactGCAAATATGTCTCAACCCTTGGGTTGACCCTTTCTTTACCTATTACTTGTACTACAGAAAATCGTACatacaaattttaatatattgataatttttgttatataGATTTCGAGATATTCATGGCGTATcatgttttagttatttttttccATCTGGCAATTGTGTTGCATCTAATGTTGCTAGTTCTGCGAATCCATAGGGAAGAATTATATGGTTCTTTATGAGAATGGAAATGGTTTGCTAAGTTGAGACACAACCATAGAAGATATACTCAAGAATTGAAAATAAAGTTATACTTATCGTGCTGAAACTTGGATTGGCCTTTCATTTCTTATGTCAGTAAGTGTGGGATGTGTGTATGTGTCCAATACAGGAATCTTCaactttttctagttttttcATGTTGAGAGGTTATATTCCTATGCCCATGTCTGAAAATGTCTTGGACATGAGTGTTTGGACATAGGTAGTTCAAAAAAAATGAAGAGGCAGTTGCAGTTGACTTATTTTCTTGATATTACCTTTTCATCTTCTTAGTAATTTGCTGATGTTTTCTTTGACCACTTAATTGGTTGATTTGTCTCGCAACGACACTTTTGGGGCTGACAGGAAAAACACCAAATGTAAGTTTTGATTATCTAATGACTTACTGCCTTCAATCACTTCATTTTAATCATGTGATGCTGCGTTTAAATGGCTTTGGATTCTTCATACCATGCCCATGAATGATATTTGTGAAACCCTGTAACTATGTAAAGACATAAATGTCAATGCTCTGGGATTTGGTTTAAGTGTCAGACACTATGTTGCTTtgattcttcatttttcttgaagtatctATGTTCAACACTTGTGTTCGATGCATATTCGACCATATGGGGATATGATCCTTGAAAGACCTGCCAAatacattgaaaattttgaaaaaattgaacGTACCCTTGTCAAACACATACCCTTATCTGACCTCACACCTAGTTCAACTAACATAGGTCGGATACAGGTATGTCTCCAACACgggtattttcatttttttcctctgTTTTTAATGTATTTGGAGGGTCTTTACTCCTTGGAGCATAATATCCTCATACCCATGTTTAAATGTATGTCGGATACAGATATTTCAGGAAAGCAAAGTGTAGGAGTGAAACAAGAATTCTCTCGtgtctataatattttatattgtcTGGCAGATACCTAGAGAGATTTTGTTAGAAGTCCTCGGAGCTTCAAACGTTTACAAGCAAGTAATTACTAAAGTAATTAACTCCACAGTAGCTGAATACGTTGAAAAGGTAAGCAATGTGTTAGATAGTTTTTGCTTGGTTATTGTTCTCATGCATCACCTCACGTTTATAAAATTCATCACACTGTTATAATTGTTATTGGTTTGAGTTCGTCTCTTGATGGTAACTTAAATCCCATGCCTAAGTTACTCATGTTGGATGCAGATTCATGTCTAACATGAGTATGTCAATTATTTCTaagttttttcatttatttagagACTTTGGAGAGTCATATCTCCATACCTATATCCGGATAGGTCAGACATGGATGTTGGGCCTGGGTAATTCAAGAAAAACAAATAGTCGAAGCAACTAGTCCTATGTTACTTGAGCTCTTCCATTTTTCCTAAGGTACCTGTATTTGACACATACTTGGATACAGGGTACAATGATccttaaaatttatgaaaaataattgaTTGAGTATACCGATCTTGAACACCAACTTCTGTACCATTATATTCAACATCAGTGGAATCATGCGTGTCCTTTGTAaacattttacatatttacaatggATCATATGGCATCCTCTATGAATGGCCTCCTAATTTAATCTTATGATCATTTAATATGTTGCAGGAAAGCCTCTCAGTTGGTAAAGATTTAAGAGTAGAACAAAGTATTGAAGATCTTGAAGAGATATTTGAACCTGAtgaaatttttagctttcatGCTGTTATTCAACTTCAACAATCAAATTGAGCAATGtctacttttggttgaacttttgAAGCCTACATCCCTAATCAGGATACATGAAACATGCAATTCGGCTCGTTTATTGTCAAGTCGAGTTCAAGCATTGAGCGAATCAAATTTGTGTATCCCAATATTTAACTTGAGTAGCTTTTGAACTTAATtgattctcttttctttctttttagccTAATATTGGAAAGTTTGAATTTCAACTTGAGCTTGAGCTTTAGAAGTGAGAGCAAAACTTTGATTCTTTTATCACTTTTGATTCCACCGTTAATCTCCCTTTAAGACAAATTTCTTATGATGCATGTGTTTCACAGGAAACGTCTTATGAAAAAAATTTTCTGCATTTCCTTTGTATTTGTTGTATGGAAAATAgattatttattgaaaaatgaCTTACAAGTCCAAGAAAAATAAGTCCCTTTTCTTGTAAATTGACTTTATTCTTTTGAAAAATTCAGGTAATTTATCGGAAAAGTGTTTATTTATgagtaaatttgtttttatataaaattaacttgaatcaagtttaatattattgaatgttttttattttaatttttaaaaatatttaaaatatttgaatattataatgttgaatattattaaatatgcattttttttttatttttacatatgaCAGACACAAAAAACAAAGCATTCCAGTTGTCACTATTTGTGCTGCATGTATGATGATTGATAGGGTGACTTGTTGATTGTGTTCCAATTTGTATTTGCTGTAGTAAGAGGAAGATATGTACCCACAAAGGTTCCGGCTTCCAGTGTACTGCAGAATGACGAGATCTAATTGACCTGCATTTCTTATCATGAGTTATAACCACTGCCTCACTAACATTCAACAAATAGCGGAGAAGAATAGTCGACCAGTCTTTATGGATACAAGTACTTAATAAGAGCGGGTTTGGATTTATGGTTCTTGTTAGTCCAATTCCTCTTGCGAAACGACTTGATCTGTGATCCACAAGGAAACAAAATCCAACACTACAGGTGTTCCTACATACTAACAGGACCCTAGTTAGTATTCGTTTGATTTTTATCACCTATTGACTCAATTAACGTCCAGTAAGGATTCAGGCAAGAAAGAACTCTAATGCGATCATGCTTGACTCCTGAAATACATACCTGGTTCCTATGTTTCCCTATTTGTCAGGTTGCAACCACATATTTTGTTACGTTGATCCCCAGTTCATTCTGTTGGCTTTGTATGTCGTGCACCCATTTTAATACCCAATCACTGAATGATTTTGATTCCTGGGTTCAATCCAAACCATATGGCACAAGCAAACGTGCAAGTTCGAAATAAATAATCAACAGTTTCCTTCTCCCCATGACTCATTTGACACGTACTgtcaatgtgacagcccaaaattgaccctagtcgggaagtggtttcgggaccgctaaaccgagtcacaataataattagatgttatatcctatgtttatttcatgtgaaagtgcatgtgtgaaaatttcatgctttgattttgccaattgtgagtgaaattttgaaatgtgactcatgtgaaaatttttgcaaatgctataggctaatttgtagtggccaaataacttatagtatgaaataggtggatttgcatgtcaaatttcccaccttaaaataaggtggccggccatgatgggcatgatgagcaattgtgcaattttttttatggaaattatggcataagtatggcacaaataaaatatgttaatttgtgtcataaaatgttgggataaaacaaataaaataaggggcatgggcataaaataatgaaaaggagtatggtgaatacaaaaaaaaaaatgtgtgtgtagttgtttgtccccccattgccgtgagctaaagaaaagaaaggagagaatttttgttcatccttttctcatcttcatacttgccgaaactagaaagaaaaacaaagaaaaaaaatttctcatcctttggttcatccttggccaataattttaaggaggaaggaagatgaaaggtgaagaggttcggccatgcatgtagctaggctaaggtatgtttgatgatgttccatgagatgcatgcatgttttagtt encodes:
- the LOC121209885 gene encoding uncharacterized protein; amino-acid sequence: MEIAVGKTLWLGLNPKIISCKQEKGIFVSNTFCRRACFPPRIRYRILKFHGRKRHEYLRPALAISSDVEDVGVSFQFEDFTVTPSSTEESRKLKIRVEVSGAKTRAIFNEVFDKMVADAQPIPGFRRVKGGKTPNIPREILLEVLGASNVYKQVITKVINSTVAEYVEKESLSVGKDLRVEQSIEDLEEIFEPDEIFSFHAVIQLQQSN